A window of Christiangramia forsetii KT0803 contains these coding sequences:
- a CDS encoding DUF6503 family protein: MKKVLLFIAALALVTACKNDSKESKQKQIASSTEEKSESSMNYPDELQEVLTAHGGIVQWNKMNTLKYSIPKSEENMEYQTVDLKNRYTLVENENVSMGYNGEDIWVKEGATEYKGNAGFYHNLMFYFYAMPFVFGDDGLNYENAEALNYKDTSYPGIKISFNNGVGASPKDEYYLYYDPQTKKMAWLGYTVTYQTGESSDKVNLIKYAEWQKTNGLLLPKKIAWYNYEAGTIGEMQNEVSFNNPSITQNKMDVETFKMPEGARVFEASEE; encoded by the coding sequence ATGAAAAAAGTACTATTATTTATTGCAGCTCTTGCTTTAGTCACAGCTTGTAAAAACGATTCTAAGGAATCAAAACAAAAACAAATTGCGTCCTCCACCGAAGAAAAATCTGAGTCTTCAATGAATTATCCCGACGAGTTACAAGAAGTACTCACAGCTCATGGCGGAATAGTGCAATGGAATAAAATGAATACTTTGAAGTATAGCATTCCCAAGTCTGAAGAAAATATGGAGTATCAGACTGTAGACTTGAAAAACCGGTATACTTTAGTTGAAAATGAAAACGTTTCCATGGGATACAACGGAGAAGATATTTGGGTGAAAGAAGGAGCGACAGAGTATAAGGGAAATGCCGGTTTCTATCACAATCTTATGTTCTATTTTTATGCTATGCCTTTTGTATTTGGTGATGATGGCCTTAATTACGAAAATGCTGAAGCATTAAATTATAAAGATACCTCGTATCCTGGAATTAAGATTTCTTTTAATAATGGAGTAGGAGCTTCACCAAAAGATGAATATTATCTTTATTATGACCCTCAAACTAAAAAGATGGCGTGGTTAGGATATACCGTAACCTACCAAACCGGAGAATCCAGCGATAAGGTGAATCTTATAAAATATGCTGAATGGCAGAAAACAAATGGTCTGCTATTACCTAAAAAGATCGCATGGTATAATTATGAAGCTGGAACAATTGGCGAAATGCAAAATGAAGTAAGTTTTAATAATCCAAGCATTACTCAAAATAAGATGGATGTTGAAACTTTTAAAATGCCGGAGGGCGCCAGGGTTTTTGAAGCTTCAGAAGAATAG
- a CDS encoding DUF3810 domain-containing protein yields MKRKSILLLAILLPVQIIGINILSGHANFVEEYYSNGVYPVISKIMRYSLGWIPFSIGDFLYAALIILLILWLIRRLRHKFKNPKIWIPDALASLSIIYFCFHLFWGFNYYRLPLHESLEIENDYTTEKLIKLTETLISRSNKIHSELAENDSTKVDYQYTKNELFNITLEGYDHIENEFPELAYNGFALKRSLYSLPLTYMGFNGYLNPLTNEAQVNTLIVPYKIPTTASHEVGHQLGFAKENEANFIACLVTMNHPNKKFRYSGYTFALSYCLSELYRRDQAKAEELIATMNVGILENYREVDEFWRQHTNPFEPIFKATYNRYLIVNNQSDGMKSYSYVVALLVNYFDDTRNAL; encoded by the coding sequence GTGAAGAGAAAATCTATCCTGCTACTAGCTATCCTGTTACCGGTTCAAATTATAGGTATTAACATACTTTCCGGACATGCCAATTTCGTCGAAGAATATTATTCCAATGGCGTATATCCTGTTATTTCTAAAATAATGCGATATAGTTTAGGATGGATTCCTTTTTCTATAGGAGACTTTCTCTATGCCGCACTTATTATTCTTTTGATCTTATGGCTAATTAGAAGACTTAGGCATAAATTCAAAAATCCGAAGATCTGGATCCCTGATGCCCTAGCGAGCCTTTCTATTATTTATTTCTGTTTTCATTTATTCTGGGGTTTCAATTATTATAGACTTCCGCTCCATGAGAGCCTGGAAATCGAAAATGATTATACTACGGAAAAACTTATTAAACTAACGGAGACGCTCATTTCAAGATCGAATAAGATACATTCAGAATTAGCCGAAAATGACTCTACCAAAGTTGATTATCAATACACAAAAAATGAATTGTTCAATATCACGCTCGAAGGTTACGATCATATAGAAAATGAATTTCCGGAACTGGCCTATAATGGTTTCGCTTTAAAAAGATCTTTATATAGTTTACCCCTCACCTATATGGGTTTTAATGGATATTTAAATCCTTTAACGAATGAAGCACAGGTAAACACCCTAATTGTACCTTATAAAATACCAACCACGGCAAGTCATGAAGTTGGTCATCAGTTAGGTTTTGCCAAGGAAAATGAAGCAAATTTTATCGCCTGTCTGGTTACTATGAACCATCCAAATAAGAAATTTCGGTATTCCGGATATACTTTTGCGCTTAGTTATTGCTTAAGTGAACTTTATAGGCGAGATCAGGCTAAGGCCGAAGAACTCATTGCAACCATGAATGTTGGAATTCTCGAAAATTATAGAGAGGTAGATGAATTCTGGAGGCAGCATACCAATCCATTCGAGCCTATTTTCAAAGCAACTTATAACAGATATCTCATTGTAAATAATCAGTCAGACGGAATGAAAAGTTATAGCTACGTGGTTGCATTACTGGTAAATTATTTCGATGACACTCGAAACGCACTATAA
- a CDS encoding RelA/SpoT family protein — MTEEAIVKENKQIARQYKELLRISYQTLTDDDKKLIRTAFDMAVDAHKDQRRKSGEAYIFHPIAVAKIVASEIGLDGTSIAAALLHDVVEDTKYTLEDLQKTFGKTVAKIVDGLTKISSLKKDKDVSLQAENFRKMLLTLNDDVRVIIIKIADRLHNMQTMDAMRPDKQIKIASETLYIYAPLAHRIGLYNIKTELEDLGLKYTEPEVYSDILTKIKESKEEQDLYIKEFSKIIQDSLDQEELDYEIKGRPKSIYSINKKIKAQNISFDEIYDKFAIRIIYKGEPGQEKFLAWKIYSIVTDHFRPNPTRLRDWISSPKSTGYEALHITVMGPKGRWVEVQIRSERMNEIAEKGYAAHYKYKQGENNKEERGFEEWVSRLQEALESSDVSAIDFVEQFKLNLYSKEIFVFTPQGDLKSLPKGSTPLDFAFSIHTEIGIHTRGSRVNNKLVPLSHELKSGDQVEIITSDNAKPNINWLDYANTARARAKIKSSLKDEKKEIAEEGKAVLARKLKAQKIQFNEKSINELVVFFNLKTSLDLFYRVGIGKIDNQLLKDFASSRSNSIVSYFKSKIKKPQVASDLNKDEITAKYDQLVFGKEEEKLEYKLSNCCNPIPGDTVFGFISVNDGIKVHKKDCPNALQLQSNYAYRIIQAKWIDSSQQDFKAVIKLQGIDNLGLVSEITQEISSNMHVNMQNLNFDSSDGVFSGRITLVVKNNNILNTIIQRLKKINGIDKVSRE; from the coding sequence ATGACAGAGGAGGCTATCGTAAAAGAAAACAAACAAATTGCACGGCAGTATAAAGAATTGCTGCGTATAAGTTATCAAACGCTTACCGACGATGATAAAAAGCTCATCCGGACAGCCTTTGATATGGCTGTGGATGCCCATAAAGACCAGCGAAGAAAATCTGGCGAAGCCTATATATTTCATCCTATTGCAGTAGCAAAGATCGTAGCTTCAGAGATTGGTCTGGATGGGACTTCCATTGCCGCTGCCCTGCTCCACGATGTGGTTGAAGACACCAAATATACTCTTGAAGATCTGCAAAAAACATTTGGAAAAACTGTTGCCAAAATTGTAGACGGTCTCACCAAGATTTCCAGTCTAAAAAAAGATAAGGATGTATCCCTTCAGGCTGAAAATTTCAGAAAGATGCTACTTACTTTAAATGATGACGTAAGGGTGATCATCATTAAAATTGCAGACCGGTTGCATAATATGCAAACTATGGATGCGATGCGGCCTGATAAGCAAATTAAGATCGCTTCAGAAACACTTTATATATACGCTCCCCTCGCCCATAGAATAGGTTTATACAATATTAAAACTGAACTTGAAGACCTGGGTCTAAAATACACGGAGCCGGAGGTTTATAGTGATATTCTTACAAAAATCAAGGAAAGTAAAGAGGAACAGGATCTTTATATCAAGGAATTCAGTAAAATCATTCAGGATTCCCTGGATCAGGAAGAACTGGACTATGAGATTAAGGGAAGACCTAAATCTATTTATTCCATCAATAAAAAGATCAAAGCTCAGAATATTAGTTTTGATGAGATCTATGACAAATTTGCGATTCGTATCATTTATAAAGGAGAACCCGGACAGGAGAAATTTCTAGCCTGGAAAATATATTCTATCGTTACAGATCACTTTAGACCTAATCCTACCCGATTAAGAGACTGGATCTCTTCCCCAAAGTCTACCGGCTACGAAGCATTGCATATAACAGTAATGGGACCAAAAGGGCGTTGGGTAGAAGTTCAGATAAGAAGCGAGCGTATGAATGAGATTGCTGAAAAAGGTTATGCTGCTCACTACAAATATAAACAGGGAGAAAATAATAAAGAAGAAAGAGGTTTTGAAGAATGGGTCTCTCGTTTACAGGAAGCGCTGGAAAGTTCAGATGTTAGTGCTATTGATTTTGTAGAACAATTCAAACTGAACCTCTATTCAAAAGAAATTTTTGTTTTTACTCCCCAGGGTGATTTAAAATCACTTCCAAAAGGTTCTACACCATTAGATTTTGCTTTTAGCATTCATACTGAAATTGGCATACACACACGTGGCTCACGGGTTAACAATAAGCTGGTGCCATTAAGCCATGAGCTAAAGAGCGGAGACCAGGTTGAAATTATCACTTCAGATAATGCCAAACCAAATATTAACTGGCTGGATTATGCAAACACCGCCAGGGCAAGAGCAAAGATCAAATCTTCTTTAAAAGATGAAAAGAAGGAAATTGCAGAAGAAGGAAAAGCGGTGCTTGCCAGAAAGCTAAAGGCACAGAAGATTCAATTCAACGAAAAATCTATAAATGAACTGGTCGTTTTTTTCAATCTCAAAACCAGTCTGGACCTTTTCTATCGTGTAGGTATTGGCAAGATTGACAACCAGTTGCTAAAAGACTTTGCATCTTCCAGGAGCAACTCTATTGTGAGTTATTTTAAAAGCAAGATCAAGAAACCTCAGGTAGCATCAGATCTTAATAAAGATGAGATCACGGCGAAGTACGATCAGTTAGTTTTTGGAAAAGAAGAGGAAAAACTGGAATATAAATTATCTAATTGTTGCAACCCTATTCCGGGTGATACTGTATTTGGATTTATTTCGGTTAATGATGGGATCAAAGTCCATAAAAAAGACTGCCCTAATGCCCTTCAACTCCAGAGTAATTATGCCTACAGGATTATCCAGGCAAAATGGATAGATAGTTCTCAACAGGACTTTAAGGCGGTTATCAAACTTCAGGGAATAGATAATCTTGGTCTTGTAAGTGAGATTACCCAGGAGATTTCCAGCAATATGCATGTGAATATGCAAAATCTGAATTTTGACAGTTCAGATGGGGTATTCAGTGGCCGTATTACACTTGTTGTAAAAAATAATAATATCCTGAATACCATCATCCAGAGGTTGAAAAAAATTAACGGGATAGACAAGGTTAGCCGTGAATAA
- a CDS encoding TrmH family RNA methyltransferase, whose product MLKKITSQQNKEIKWLLQLQEKSRNRRKENSFIVEGKREVNLALKGGYLPLHLYFVPELIDFQEVLEMAKANEHEAAEITEINKEVYDKIAYRGSTEGLLAVFRNIEHPVENLSFEHPFPLILVAEAPEKPGNIGAILRTADAAAVDAVIIANPKTDLYNPNIIRSSVGSLFTNKIATGTTSEIIQFLQAQKIHIYAAALQASKPYSDINFKEASAIIMGTEATGLSNEWLENSTQNIIIPMHGKIDSMNVSVAAGILIFEAKRQRLVENSLH is encoded by the coding sequence ATGCTCAAGAAGATCACAAGTCAGCAAAATAAAGAAATAAAATGGCTACTCCAGTTACAGGAAAAATCGCGTAATCGCAGAAAAGAAAACTCTTTCATTGTAGAAGGAAAAAGAGAGGTGAACCTTGCTCTAAAAGGTGGGTATTTGCCGCTTCATCTTTATTTTGTTCCTGAATTGATCGACTTCCAGGAAGTGCTAGAAATGGCTAAGGCAAACGAGCATGAAGCTGCTGAAATCACGGAGATAAACAAGGAAGTGTATGATAAAATAGCTTACCGCGGAAGTACGGAAGGCCTTTTAGCAGTTTTCAGAAATATTGAACATCCAGTTGAAAATTTAAGTTTTGAGCATCCTTTCCCACTGATCTTAGTAGCAGAAGCACCTGAAAAACCCGGAAATATCGGAGCTATTTTAAGAACTGCGGATGCCGCAGCTGTAGATGCTGTGATCATCGCTAATCCAAAAACAGATCTCTATAATCCAAATATTATAAGAAGTAGTGTTGGCAGTTTATTTACGAATAAGATCGCTACGGGAACAACTTCCGAAATCATTCAATTTCTACAAGCACAAAAAATTCATATTTATGCCGCGGCCTTGCAGGCATCAAAACCTTATTCCGATATAAATTTTAAAGAAGCTTCCGCAATAATAATGGGAACCGAAGCTACGGGATTAAGTAACGAATGGCTGGAAAATTCAACTCAGAATATCATAATTCCAATGCACGGTAAAATAGATTCGATGAATGTTTCTGTCGCAGCTGGAATTCTTATTTTTGAAGCGAAAAGACAAAGGTTAGTCGAAAACAGCTTGCATTAA
- a CDS encoding M48 family metallopeptidase, protein MNSETLFYIIIGIIVIDFIFDKILDALNAKHFNDPIPNELEDVYDTEEYEKSQRYKKERFKFGIITSTFSVLLTLGFIVFDGFAYVDEIARSISDNAILIALIFFGIIMLGSDILMTPFSWYSTFSIEEKYGFNKTTKGTFFLDKIKGLAMTVIVGGGILALIVWFYQFAGDDFWWYAWILVAVFSVFMNMFYAKLIVPLFNKQTPLNDGSLRSKIEAYAKNVGFKLDNIFVIDGSKRSTKANAYFSGFGSEKRITLYDTLINDLEEEEIVAVLAHEVGHYKKNHIIVNLTASILTTGFTLWLLSLFVGNPLLSQALGVAEPSFHIGLVAFGILYSPISEITGLIMNYISRKFEYQADNFAKNTYDGSFLISSLKKLSKNTLSNLTPHKAYIFVHFSHPSLLQRYRNLKAGI, encoded by the coding sequence TTGAATTCAGAAACCCTATTTTATATCATCATCGGAATTATTGTGATCGATTTTATATTTGACAAAATACTTGATGCGCTTAATGCAAAACATTTCAACGATCCGATTCCAAATGAGTTAGAAGACGTTTACGATACAGAGGAATACGAAAAATCTCAGCGTTATAAAAAGGAAAGATTCAAATTTGGGATCATCACTTCTACATTTTCTGTATTGCTAACGCTGGGATTTATCGTTTTTGATGGTTTTGCCTATGTAGATGAAATAGCCAGAAGTATAAGTGACAATGCTATTTTAATTGCTTTAATCTTCTTCGGAATCATCATGCTGGGGAGTGATATTTTAATGACACCTTTCTCCTGGTATAGTACTTTTAGTATAGAAGAAAAATATGGCTTCAATAAAACTACAAAAGGAACTTTCTTTCTTGATAAAATAAAAGGACTCGCTATGACGGTTATAGTAGGTGGTGGGATTCTCGCTCTAATAGTATGGTTCTATCAATTCGCCGGTGATGATTTTTGGTGGTATGCCTGGATATTAGTAGCGGTTTTTTCAGTATTTATGAATATGTTCTACGCAAAACTCATTGTGCCGTTATTCAATAAACAAACACCGTTAAATGATGGTTCTTTGAGATCCAAGATTGAAGCATATGCCAAAAATGTAGGATTCAAACTTGATAACATTTTTGTGATCGACGGTTCAAAAAGAAGTACCAAAGCCAACGCCTATTTTTCAGGTTTTGGAAGTGAAAAAAGAATCACCCTTTATGATACTTTAATCAACGACCTGGAAGAAGAAGAGATTGTGGCCGTACTCGCCCATGAGGTAGGACACTATAAAAAGAATCATATTATTGTTAACCTGACCGCTTCCATTTTAACGACTGGTTTTACGCTTTGGTTACTATCCCTTTTTGTTGGAAATCCTTTGTTATCACAGGCTTTGGGTGTTGCTGAACCCAGTTTTCATATTGGCCTGGTAGCCTTTGGGATTCTATATAGTCCAATTTCAGAAATCACAGGGCTTATTATGAATTATATATCCAGAAAATTTGAATATCAGGCAGATAATTTTGCAAAAAACACGTACGATGGCAGTTTCCTGATTTCAAGTCTGAAGAAATTATCAAAAAATACATTAAGCAATTTAACTCCACATAAAGCTTATATTTTTGTACATTTCTCGCATCCCAGTCTCCTACAGCGATATCGCAATTTGAAGGCTGGTATTTAG
- a CDS encoding amidohydrolase family protein, whose product MKLKLLILGVFLCAFSVQAQEYFPKNDGVKTRNTNYTVFKNARIHVDPQTVINKGMFAIKDGKITSVGKSITIPKNSIVIDLEGKEVYPSFIDLYSDFGISKPKRAEGGNGPQYDASREGYYWNDHIRPETDAVSQFSFDSKEAEKYHKAGFGVVNTHVPDGIIRGTGMLVALTPEVNEGDRILNSRSSQYFSFDKSVQSRQSYPTSIMGTMALIRQTYLDADWYAKGNAKNKDLALEALNNNKDLVQIFTTDNLLNELRADKVGDEFGVQYVILGSGNEYQRLDKIKASNATYIVPLKFPEAYDVEDPYLTGYLSLNEMREWNQAPSNLKMLSENKVPFTITTHSIDAEKDFKSNLLKAVEYGLTKEAALASLTTVPAQTIGQAGKIGVLKEGAWANFIITSGDYFEKETTLYENWIQGEKKVLENMDVTNISGNYNLKIDEKQYELNITGEPSKPKAEVKLGESKIGSKISFEDNWMNLLLSSPDTTKTEFIRLVANVPVPGNIISGKAILANGNEMAFQATKKSASEKDKKDEKDKKDDQTPKVLPLTYPNIAYGFDKQPKQENILFKNATVWTSEEEGVLENTDVLVKNGEIVRIGGNLNAGGAKVVDATGKHLTAGIIDEHSHLAASDINEAGHNSTAEVSMEDVIDPTDIGIYRGLAGGVTTIQLLHGSANPIGGRSAILKLKWGESADDLIFEQAPPFIKFALGENVKQSNWSGNRFPQTRMGVEQVFVDYFSQARAYEAEKNKGGEDFRKDIEMETLVEILNGERFVTSHSYIQSEINMLMKVAEQFDFNINTFTHILEGYKVADKMKEHGVGASTFSDWWAYKYEVNDAIPYNASIMNEVGITVAINSDDGEMNRRLNQEAAKSVKYGGMSEEDAWKMVTINPAKLLHVDNLVGSIKTGKQADLVLWNNHPLSIYAKPEKTMIEGVIYFDIDRDEKMREEIKKERNQLIAQMLKAKNSGVKTQPVTKKEKQHVHCDLLEEVH is encoded by the coding sequence ATGAAATTAAAATTACTGATTTTGGGAGTTTTCCTTTGTGCTTTTTCGGTGCAAGCTCAGGAATACTTCCCGAAAAATGATGGGGTAAAAACCCGAAACACCAACTACACTGTTTTCAAAAATGCCAGAATTCATGTAGATCCTCAAACCGTGATCAACAAAGGAATGTTTGCTATTAAGGATGGGAAAATCACCTCAGTTGGAAAATCTATTACTATTCCGAAAAACAGTATTGTCATAGATCTAGAGGGAAAGGAAGTGTATCCTTCTTTTATTGACCTTTATAGCGATTTTGGAATCTCAAAACCAAAAAGAGCTGAAGGCGGGAACGGACCACAATACGACGCTTCCCGAGAAGGTTATTACTGGAATGATCATATACGCCCTGAAACTGATGCGGTTTCACAATTTAGTTTTGATTCTAAAGAAGCAGAAAAATATCATAAAGCAGGCTTCGGTGTTGTAAATACACATGTTCCCGATGGGATAATAAGAGGAACCGGGATGCTGGTTGCCCTTACGCCTGAAGTTAATGAAGGTGACCGTATTCTTAATAGTAGATCTTCTCAGTATTTTTCATTTGATAAAAGTGTGCAATCCAGACAATCTTATCCTACTTCTATTATGGGAACCATGGCGCTTATTCGTCAGACCTACCTGGATGCTGACTGGTATGCAAAAGGAAATGCTAAAAATAAAGATCTTGCCCTGGAAGCTCTTAATAACAACAAGGATCTTGTTCAAATTTTTACTACAGATAATCTTCTGAACGAACTAAGAGCTGATAAAGTTGGGGATGAATTTGGAGTTCAGTACGTGATTCTTGGAAGCGGAAATGAATATCAGCGATTGGACAAAATTAAAGCTTCAAATGCTACTTATATTGTGCCTTTGAAATTTCCGGAAGCTTACGATGTGGAAGATCCTTATTTAACGGGATATTTAAGCCTTAACGAAATGAGAGAATGGAATCAGGCTCCGTCAAACCTCAAAATGCTTTCAGAAAATAAAGTTCCATTCACAATTACAACTCACTCCATAGACGCTGAAAAAGACTTTAAATCGAATCTTTTAAAAGCAGTTGAATATGGCTTAACCAAAGAAGCTGCACTGGCTTCCCTCACCACGGTTCCTGCTCAAACCATAGGACAGGCAGGAAAAATTGGGGTTTTAAAAGAAGGAGCCTGGGCAAATTTCATTATTACTTCTGGTGATTATTTTGAAAAGGAAACAACACTTTACGAAAACTGGATCCAGGGAGAGAAAAAAGTTCTGGAAAATATGGATGTCACTAATATTTCTGGTAATTACAACCTGAAAATAGACGAAAAACAATATGAACTAAATATCACCGGAGAGCCTTCCAAACCCAAGGCTGAAGTAAAATTAGGCGAGAGTAAAATAGGTTCCAAAATTAGTTTTGAAGATAATTGGATGAACCTCCTGCTTTCTTCTCCAGATACTACAAAAACTGAATTTATTAGACTTGTAGCAAATGTTCCTGTTCCAGGCAACATAATTTCAGGAAAAGCTATTCTAGCAAATGGAAATGAAATGGCTTTTCAGGCTACCAAAAAGTCAGCTTCAGAAAAAGACAAGAAGGACGAGAAGGACAAAAAAGATGACCAGACTCCAAAAGTATTACCACTTACCTACCCAAATATCGCCTATGGTTTTGATAAACAGCCTAAGCAGGAAAATATTCTTTTCAAGAATGCCACGGTTTGGACAAGTGAAGAAGAAGGCGTTTTGGAAAATACCGATGTACTCGTTAAAAATGGAGAAATTGTTAGAATTGGGGGAAACCTAAATGCTGGCGGCGCCAAAGTTGTTGACGCTACCGGTAAACATCTTACTGCAGGGATCATAGACGAACATTCGCATCTTGCTGCTTCAGATATTAATGAAGCCGGTCACAACTCCACAGCTGAAGTGAGTATGGAAGATGTTATAGATCCTACAGATATTGGCATCTATAGAGGCCTTGCAGGCGGGGTCACCACTATTCAGCTTTTACATGGCTCAGCAAATCCTATTGGAGGCCGTTCAGCAATCTTGAAATTAAAATGGGGAGAATCTGCAGATGATCTCATCTTTGAGCAGGCACCACCGTTTATAAAGTTTGCCCTTGGTGAAAATGTGAAACAGTCTAACTGGAGTGGAAATCGTTTTCCACAAACTCGTATGGGTGTGGAACAGGTATTTGTTGATTATTTCAGTCAGGCGCGAGCTTACGAAGCTGAAAAAAATAAAGGTGGAGAAGATTTCAGAAAAGACATAGAAATGGAAACTCTGGTTGAGATTCTAAATGGAGAACGATTTGTGACTTCTCACTCCTATATTCAAAGCGAGATCAATATGCTAATGAAAGTTGCCGAACAATTCGATTTCAACATTAATACGTTTACACATATTCTGGAAGGATATAAAGTTGCCGATAAAATGAAAGAACATGGCGTGGGCGCTTCAACATTTTCTGACTGGTGGGCATATAAATATGAAGTAAATGACGCTATTCCTTACAATGCTTCTATTATGAATGAAGTTGGGATTACCGTAGCTATAAATAGTGATGATGGTGAAATGAACCGAAGGCTGAATCAGGAAGCTGCAAAAAGTGTGAAATATGGTGGAATGAGTGAAGAAGATGCCTGGAAAATGGTCACTATCAATCCTGCTAAACTTTTACATGTAGATAATCTTGTAGGAAGTATAAAAACAGGAAAGCAGGCAGATCTTGTACTTTGGAATAATCATCCTCTTTCTATTTATGCAAAACCAGAAAAGACGATGATTGAAGGTGTAATCTATTTTGACATTGATCGTGATGAAAAAATGAGAGAAGAGATCAAAAAAGAACGTAACCAGCTAATTGCACAGATGTTGAAAGCTAAGAACAGTGGAGTGAAGACTCAACCTGTGACAAAAAAGGAAAAACAACATGTTCACTGTGATCTATTAGAAGAGGTTCACTAA
- a CDS encoding amidohydrolase family protein: MKKFNTYILIAFLIISGNSFAQQTPADKQSEPISIVGATAHIGNGEIIENSLIIIEEGIITEVIAENLTKRQYPGKIINAEGKHVYPGIIAPNSTLGLVEIASVKATEDNDEMGEMLPNVRSLIAYNAESKIVESMRPNGVLLGQVVPRGGLISGTSSIVQFDAWNWEDAVVKENDGLHINWPDAFRRGRWWRDEDPGIKSNKEYTDEVQKLSDFFASSKAYLAGNRDYKNLPYLAMESVFNGDKKVFVHVDGEKEIMDVIQFKKENNLDGVVIVGGYDALGVANDLKSNNIPVLVNRPHSTPNRDHEDYDYPYKLAKLLQDEGVLVAIEGSGQMERMNSRNLPFYAGTVAAFGMQKEDALKLVTSNTAKILGVDEKFGTLEKGKSATLFISEGDALDMRTNILSHAFIDGREVSLETHQTELWKRYSNKYKNQEGK, encoded by the coding sequence ATGAAAAAATTTAATACATATATTTTAATAGCCTTTTTGATAATTTCCGGAAACAGTTTTGCCCAGCAAACTCCTGCTGATAAACAATCTGAACCGATTAGCATTGTTGGAGCTACTGCGCATATTGGAAATGGTGAAATTATTGAGAACAGCCTTATTATTATTGAAGAAGGAATAATTACTGAAGTGATCGCGGAAAATCTTACCAAAAGACAATACCCTGGAAAGATCATCAACGCAGAAGGTAAACATGTCTATCCCGGAATTATCGCACCAAATTCAACGCTTGGTTTAGTGGAGATTGCTTCCGTAAAAGCAACGGAAGACAATGATGAAATGGGCGAAATGCTTCCAAATGTAAGAAGTTTAATCGCCTATAATGCTGAGAGTAAAATTGTGGAATCTATGAGACCTAATGGTGTACTTTTAGGTCAGGTTGTTCCCAGAGGTGGACTTATTTCGGGAACTTCTTCCATTGTACAGTTTGATGCCTGGAATTGGGAAGACGCTGTAGTAAAAGAAAATGACGGACTACACATTAACTGGCCGGATGCTTTTAGAAGAGGTCGCTGGTGGAGAGATGAAGATCCAGGCATAAAATCTAATAAAGAATATACCGATGAGGTTCAAAAACTTTCAGATTTCTTTGCATCATCTAAGGCCTATCTTGCAGGAAATAGAGATTATAAGAACCTTCCGTATTTAGCTATGGAGTCTGTTTTTAACGGAGATAAAAAAGTTTTTGTGCATGTTGATGGTGAAAAAGAGATTATGGATGTTATTCAATTCAAAAAAGAAAATAATCTTGATGGTGTTGTGATCGTTGGAGGCTACGATGCCTTGGGTGTAGCTAATGATTTAAAATCTAATAATATTCCGGTACTTGTAAATAGACCGCATAGCACCCCAAATAGAGACCATGAAGATTACGACTATCCTTATAAATTAGCAAAATTACTTCAGGATGAAGGAGTTTTGGTAGCAATTGAAGGCAGTGGACAAATGGAAAGAATGAATAGCAGAAATTTGCCTTTCTATGCAGGTACGGTTGCAGCTTTTGGAATGCAAAAAGAAGATGCACTTAAGCTTGTTACTTCCAATACAGCAAAAATCTTAGGAGTTGATGAAAAATTTGGAACTCTGGAAAAAGGAAAGTCGGCTACCCTTTTTATTTCTGAAGGCGATGCGCTGGATATGAGAACTAATATTCTTTCGCATGCATTTATCGATGGCAGAGAAGTTAGCCTGGAAACCCATCAAACCGAACTTTGGAAGCGATATTCTAATAAATATAAAAACCAGGAAGGAAAGTAA